The window ATGGCGATCCCGCGGTCTTCGGCGACGAGCCGGTCCTGCTCGCACGCCTCACGGGCTGCCCGGTCGCGGTCGGCGCCGACCGCCCGGCCGCCGCGCGCGCACTGCTCGCCGCGCATCCCGCGTGCAACGTGCTGGTGTCGGACGACGGCCTGCAGCATTACCGCCTGGCGCGCGATGTCGAACTCGCCGTCGTCGACGAGCGCGCGCTCGGCAACCGCTGGCTCCTGCCGGCCGGGCCGCTGCGCGAAGCGGTTTCGCGCCTGCGCGAGGTGGACGCGGTGATTGCGCACGGGCCGCTGTCGGCCAATGTGAAAGGGGCGCTCGGCGATACGCCGGTGTTTCCGATGCGCCTCGAGGGCGACGCCCTGGTTTCCCTCCACGACGCCCGCGAACGTTGCCTCCTCGACGCGTTCCGAGGGCGTCGCGTGCACGCGATCGCGGGCATCGGCCGCCCCGAGCGCCTCTTCGAGCAGCTGCGCGCGATGGGGCTCGACGTCGTGCCGCATCCCTTCCCCGATCATCACCCCTTCACCGCCGCCGACCTGGCGTTCGCGCCCGGCGAGCCGAAAATCCTGACCAGCAAGGATGCGGTAAAATGCTCCGCTTTCGCGCCCGCCAATACTTGGGAGTTCCCGGTCAGGGCACAGATCCCGGCGGGCGCCGCCGAACATATCCTGGAGAAACTGTCGCATGGACGCCCGACTGCTTGAAATCCTCGTGTGCCCGATCTGCAAGGGCCCCCTCGACTTCGTCAAGGAGAAGCAGGAGCTGGTGTGCAAGGCCGACCGTCTCGGCTTCCCGATCCGCGACGGCATCCCGGTGATGCTCGAGGAAGAGGCGCGCCAGCTGTCCGCAGAAGAAGTCGACGCGCTGCGCCGCTGAGCATGGCGGGCTTCCACGTCGTCATCCCGGCGCGCTACGCATCGACGCGCCTGCCGGGCAAGCCGCTCGCCGACATCGGCGGCCGGCCGATGGTCGTGCGCGTGCTCGAACAGGCGCGCAAGGCGGCGCCGCTGTCCGCGTGGGTCGCGACCGACGACGCGCGCGTCGTCGAGGCTGTGAAGGCGGCTGGCGGCGACGTGCTCATGACGCGCGCCGACCACCCCAGCGGCACCGACCGCCTGGCCGAAGTGGTCGCCGCGCTCGGCTGGGGCGACGACGAGATCGTCGTCAACGTGCAGGGCGACGAGCCGCTGATCGACCCGGCCCTGATCGCCGACGTCGCCCGTGCGCTGGCCGATTCCCCCGACGCCGCGATCGCCACGGCGGCGCATCCGCTGCACGATGCCGCCGAGCTCTTCAATCCGAACGTCGTCAAGGTCGTGTGCGATGCGCGCGATTTGGCGCTGTATTTTTCGCGCGCACCGATTCCCTGGGCGCGCGACGATTTCGCGAAATCCCGCGATTGCGTCCCCGCGGGGTTGCCCGTGCAGCGTCACGTCGGCATCTACGCCTACCGCGTCGAGTTCCTGCGCCGCTACGCGGGCCTTGCCCCATCGTCGCTGGAAACTTGGGAAGCGCTCGAACAGTTGCGCGCGCTGTGGCACGGCTACCGCATCCGGGTGCTTGCGGTCGAACGCGCGCCGGCAGCGGGCGTCGATACCCCCGAGGACCTCGAACGGGTCAGGGCGGTGTTTGACCGCGCGAGTCGAGTCGAGTAAGTTTCAGGGTTCATTTTTTTGGGAACCATGCGGCCCGACGGACGCCGCATGACAGGGAGGAGAGGATTCATGCGTTTGATTCTGTTGGGGCCCCCGGGCGCAGGCAAGGGTACTCAGGCGAACTTCATCAAGGAAAAGTTCGGCATTCCGCAGATTTCCACCGGCGACATGCTGCGTGCCGCGGTCAAGGCCGGCACCCCGCTGGGTATCGAGGCGAAGAAGGTGATGGATGCGGGCGGCCTGGTTTCCGACGACATCATCATCGGCCTGGTGAAGGATCGCCTGCAGCAGGACGACTGCAAGTCCGGCTACATGTTCGACGGCTTCCCGCGCACGATCCCGCAGGCTGACGCGATGAAGGATGCCGGCGTGCCGATCGACTTCGTCCTCGAGATCGACGTCCCTGACAGCGAGATCGTCGAGCGCATGAGCGGTCGCCGCGTGCACGTCGCCTCGGGCCGCACCTACCACGTCAAGTACAACCCGCCCAAGGTCGCTGGCAAGGATGACGTGACCGGCGAGGACCTGATCCAGCGCGACGACGACCGCGAGGAGACGGTGAAGAAGCGCCTCGAGGTCTATCATGCCCAGACCAAGCCGTTGGTCGACTACTACACCAAGTGGGCCGCGTCCGGTGCGGCGACGGCTCCGAAGGTCCGCAAGATCGGCGGACTCGGTGCGGTCGACGCGATCACCGCACGCGCCTTCGAAGCGCTGAAGTAAGCAGCATCTCCGGCACAGGCGCGGCGAGCGGCGGGTTCATCCCGTTCCTCGCCGCGTTTGCTTTTGCATTTCACGGGAGCGTGATGGCCAGGACCAATCTTCTCTACGCCCAGTCGGGTGGTGTCACCGCGGTCATCAACGCCACGGCGGCAGCGGTCATCGGCGCGGCGCGCGAACGTGACGACGCTGTCGGGACGCTGTTCGCGGCGCGCAACGGCATCCTCGGCGTGCTCGGCGAGGACCTGATCGACACCGCCGTGCTCGGCGCCGAGGAGGTCGGCGCGCTCGCGCACATGCCGGGCGGCGCCTTCGGCTCGTGCCGCTTCGACCTCGATCCGCCCGAGCGGAACCCGGCCCAGTACGACCGCCTGTTCGCGGTCTTCGCGGCCCACGGCATCGGCGGTTTCCTCTACAACGGCGGAAACGGCTCGATGGACGCCGTGGCCAAGCTCTCGGCCGCTGCGCGTGCGCGAGGCTATCCGCTGGCGTGCGTGGGCGTGCCGAAGACGGTCGACAACGATCTCGAAGGCACCGACTGCTCGCCCGGCTTCGGCTCCGCCGCCAAGTATGCGGCGGTGGCGATGCTGGAGGCCGGCATCGACGTCGCTTCGATGGCCAGTCGCTCCGGGCGCGTCTTCGTGCTCGAGGTGATGGGGCGCAACGCCGGCTGGATCGCTGCCGCAACGGCGCTCGCGGCGCGGACGGCGGACGAGCCGCCGCACATCATCCTGATGCCCGAAATCCCGTTCGACGAGGAGGTCTTCCTCGCCGCGGTCGACGCCACCGTGAAGCGCCTCGGCTACTGTGCCGTGACCGTCTCGGAGGGGGTCCGGCGTGCCGACGGCACGCTCGTGATGGAGCAGGACCACGACCGCAAGGGGCACGTGCAACTCGGCGGCGCCGGCCAGTGCATCGCGCGGCTGATTCACGCGCGTCTCGGTCACAAGCACCACTGTGCCATTCCCGATTACCTGCAACGTGCCGCGGGGCACCTCGTTTCCGCCGTGGATCACGCCCAGGCGAGCGCCGTGGGGCGCGCCGCCGTCGAGGCGGCCATCGCCGGGCGCGACTGCGTGATGCCGGCAATCCGCCGCCTGTCCGACGATCCCTATCACTGGGATGTCGAATTCGCCGACGCCGCGGCGATCGCCAACCTCGAACGCCGGGTCCCTGTCCATTTCATCCGGGCCGACGGCCTCCACGTCACCGACGCGGCAAGGCGTTACCTGCGGCCCCTGATCGAAGGCGAAATCTATCCCGCGTTTGCCCGTGGCGTGCCGGACTACCGGCGGCTGAACCTGCCCTCGGTTCCGCGCAAGCTCGCGCCGTACGTCCCCTGAAACGGGGCGCTACAGCCATATTCAGGCGGCGCGGCGGGCCGACGCGTATCGTTTCCCACTTCCAGGCCGCGGGCCGGCGGCATGCGGAGGGTGTCATGCACGTATTGCGAACGGCGTTTGCGCTGCTCTTGTCCGGGGGGCTCTGGGGGCTGTCGGCGCCGCAGGCGGTGCTTGCCCAGGTGCCGGCACAACCGGAGGCGGCCTCCGGGTTCAGCCTCAAGCCGGCTGTCACGGCATCGAAAGCGATGGTCGTCACCGTCAACCCGCATGCGACCGCGGCAGCGCTGGAAATCCTGCGCGCGGGCGGCAGCGCCGTCGACGCCGCGATCGCCGCGGCGCTGGTGCTCAACGTCGTCGAGCCGCAGTCCTCCGGCATCGGCGGTGGCGGGTTCCTCGTCCAGCATGACGCGCGACGGGGCAGGACGAGCGCGTGGGACGGGCGCGAGACGGCGCCTGCGGGCGTGGACGAGCGCCTCTTCCTCACGCCGGGCGGCGACAAAATGGCCTTCTACGACGCCGTCGTGGGCGGGCGTTCGGTCGGTGTCCCCGGGCTGTTGCGCATGTTCGCCGACGTCCATGCCCGACATGGCCGGCTGCCGTGGAAACGCCTGTTCGAACCCGCGATCCGCCTCGCCTCCGACGGTTTTCCCGTCTCGTCACGCCTGCACGCGCTGATCGCGAAGGATCGCTTCCTGAGTCGCGACCCGGCCGCGCGGCAGCTCTTCTTCGACGCGGAAGGCCGTCCGCTGGCGGAGGGCGCCACGCTGCGCAATCCTTCGCTCGCCGAGGTGTTGCGTACGGTCGCGGAGCGGGGCGCCGACGCGTTCTACGAAGGCCCGATCGCGCGGGACATCGTCGCCGCGGTCGCTTCCGCCCCGAATCCGGGCGTGCTGTCCCTGCGCGATCTTGCCGGCTACCGTGCCATCGAGCGACCCCCTCTGTGTGGCGCCTACCGCAGCTATCGCGTCTGCGGCATGCCGCCGCCCAGTTCGGGGGGTGCCACCGTGCTGGCGCTGCTCGGCATCCTGGAACGCTTCCGCCTGTCCGAAATCGCACCCGATTCGGCATTTTCCGCCCACCTGTTCAGCGAGGCGGGGCGGCTTGCGTTCGCCGATCGCGATGCGTGGTACGGCGACCCCGCGGCCATGACGGTCGGCCCGGCGCGGCTGCTCGCGCGGGACTACCTCGCCGGCCGCGCGCAGCAGATCCGCTTCGACGACAGCCTCCACCACGCCCTGCCGGGCAACCCCGGCAAGGGCGCGACGCCGCGCGCGGTGAGCGTCGAGCAGCCGGCGACTTCCCACATCTCCATCGTCGACGCAGCGGGCAGCGCCGTGTCGCTCACCGCCTCCATCGAAGATGCGTTCGGCAGCCGGCGGATGGTGCGCGGTTTCCTGCTCAACAACCAGCTCACGGATTTCTCCTTCGCGCCCGCCGACGAGCGCGGTCCCCATCCCAACCGCGTCGGGCCCGGCAAGCGCCCGCGCAGCTCGATGTCGCCGACCCTCGTGTTCGACGCCAACGGGCGGCTCTTCGCAGTCACCGGCTCTCCGGGCGGCAGCCAGATCATCAACTACGTCGCGGAAAACCTCGTCGGCCTGATCGACTGGAAGCTGCCGCCCGACACCTTGCTCGCGCGGCCGCACGTCGGAAGCCGCAACGGCCCCACCGAGGTCGAGGACCGCCCGGACGCATGGGCGCTGGCGGCAGGCCTTGCCGCCTTCGGAGACGAAACCGTGATGCGCGACCTCACCAGCGGGCTCGGCGTGATCGTCAGGCAGGACGGTAAATGGATCGGGGCAGCGGACCCGCGCAGGGAAGGGGTCGCCGCCGGTTATTGAAGTCCGCCGGGCCGCGCGCAGCGCTCAGCCCAAAAGTGCCGGGTTCAGCGTATAGGTCCCGGTCAGCTTCGCCTCGGCCAGCACGTGCCCCGCGATTGCGTTGCGCACCTGGGCGCCGCTGAACTGGCTGTCCAGCCCGCAGCATTCGACGTTCAGCGCATACAGCGTGAACACGTAGCGATGCACCAGTTCGTCATTCCACGGCGGGCAGGGGCCGTCGTAGCCGTGGTAGTTGCCGCGCATCGCGTCGTCGCTCGCAAACCACCCGGTGTAGTCGTTGATCCCCTGATGGGAGCCCAGGGGGCCTGCCGGCCCGGGCTTGCCGCGCGGCGTCACCTCGCTGGAAAAGCTTCCGGCGGCGATTTCCCGCAGGTCTGCCGGCAGGTCGACGACGACCCAGTGGAAGAAATCGACGCGCGGCAGACTCGCCGGCACGACGCGTCCTTCGACATTGACGTCGTCACCCTTGCCCGGCACGTCGGGATCATGGCAGATCAGCGCCAGGGAGCGCGTTCCGGCCGGCACGCCGCTCCACGCCAGGTGCGGATTGCGGTTGCCACCCAGGCGTACATGCCCTTCTGCGGCAGGGACGCAGAACGAGAACTCGCCGGGGATCCGTGCGCCGTCAGCAAAGCTTTGGCTGGAGAGTTTCATGCCAATGGACTCCATTCAGGTCGATAGGGATAGCTCAGTCGGCATTGTAGGCCGATGGCGGACGCCCCGTCCCGTCCGGGTGCTCGCCTCAACTCGCGGCCCGGCGGCGGAAGTCCCGTAGCCGGATCCCGAGAGTGAACAGCGTGAGGAAATAGGCCGCAATGCCTCCCAGCACGACGGCGGACAGCCGCAGCAGGCGCATCGTCGCGGTCTGGCTGAACCACCATGCCTCGTCGCCCGCGCCGAACCACAGAACGACCCCCAGCACCACCAGCGCGACCAGCAGGCGCAGCGCCAACAGGCCCCAGTGCGGCTGCGGGCGATAGACGCCGCGTCGGCGCAGCCCCCGGTACAGCAGCGCCGCATTGAGCAGCGACGCAAGCCCGATCGACAGTGCAAGGCCGGCGTGCCTGAGCGGCACGATGAAGGCGAGGTTCATCAGTTGCGTCGCGACGAGCGTGATCAGCGCGATCTTCACCGGCGTGCGGATGTCCTGCCGCGCATAGAAGCCCGGTGCGAGGATCTTCACGAGGATCAGGCCGCTCAGGCCGACGCTGTAGGCGACCAGTGCGAGGCGCGTCTGCTGGACATCCGCGGCCGTGAATGCGCCGTGCTGGAAGAGCGTCGACAGCAGCGGCACTGCCAGCAGGGCGAGCGCCAGGGCGGCCGGGAGCGTGAGCATCAGGGTCAGGCGCAGGCCCCAGTCGAGCAGTGACGAGAACGCGTCCGGCTGTTCGTCGGCGTGCAGCTTCGACAGGCTCGGCAGCAGGATCGTCCCGAGCGCCGCACCGAGCAGGCCCGAGGGGAACTCCATCAGCCGGTCGGCGTAGTACAGCCATGACACGCTGCCGCTTGCCAGGAAGGACGCAAAGATGGTGTTGATGATCAGCGAGACCTGGCTCACCGAGACGCCCAGCATCGCCGGCAGCATCAGTTTCGCGATGCGGCGCACGCCGGGATCGGACAGCTTGAGCTCGAATCGCGGTAGCAGCCCGATCCGTGCGAGCGGTCGAAGCTGCAGCGCCAGTTGCAGGATGCCGCCGAGGAAGACTGCCCAGGCCAGTGCGAGGACCGGTGGATCGAACCACGGCGCGGCGAACAGCGCCATGCCGATGAAGGAAAGGTTCAGCAGCACCGGTGTGAAGGCCGGGATCGCGAAGCGGCTCCAGGTATTCAGCACGCCGCCGGCGAGCGCCACCAGCGCCATGAACAGGATGTAGGGAAAGGTGATGCGGGTCAGTTGCACCGTCAGCGCGAACTTGTCGGGCTCGGCAGCAAAACCGGGTGCCGAAACCCATATGATCAGCGGCGCGGCGACGATGCCCAGCGCGGTCACCGCGGTCACCGCCAGCGAAAGTAGCGTTGCGACGCGATTGACCAGCCGGTGCGTTTCCTCAGGTCCCTGGCGGTTCTTGTATTCGGCCAGGATCGGCACGAAGGCCTGTGAGAATGCGCCCTCGGCGAACATGCGGCGCAGCAGGTTGGGCAGGCGGAAGGCGACGAAGAACGCATCGGTCGCCATCCCGGCACCGAATGCGCGCGCGATGACGAAATCGCGGACGAAACCGAGGATCCGCGACAGCAGGGTCATGCTGCTGACAGTGGCGAGTGCGCGCAACAGGTTCATCGGGTGGGAGCGTGGCAAAAGACGCGATGATAGCTGCTGGCGGGCGCCAATGCACTTGCGCGGTGTGAGGTAACGCGGTAGACTCGCGCGTTTTCTAGAACCACTTCAACGGAAGAACATACATATGGCCAATTCGGCACAAGCCCGCAAGCGCGCCCGTCAGGCGGTCGTGGCCCGCGCTCACAATGGCAGCCTCCGTTCTCGTCTGCGTACCGCGATCAAGGCTGTGCAAAAGGCCGTCGTCGGTGGCGACAAGGCTGCGGCTCAGGCGGTGTTCCGCACCTCGATGAGCACCATCGACAGCATCGCCGACAAGAAGATCATCCACAAGAACAAGGCCGCTCGCCACAAGAGCCGCCTGTCGGCCGCGATCAAGGCGATGGCTGCCTGATCTCCCGGTTCTCGTGGAAACAAAAACGGCGACTTCGGTCGCCGTTTTTGTTTCCGCTTCGTGCGCGGTGCCCTGCGCTTTCCGGATCAGATTTTCATGTGTTCGTCGTCGATCCTGTCGAGGATGAGATCGTTGTCCTTCGCAAAGTTGATCAGGAATTTGTAGGCGAGCGGTTCGACCTCATACAGCCTGGCATCCACCAGCACCACCTTATGCCCCTTGAGCGAGCATCCCGGGCGTACGTAGGGCGAGTACATCATGCGGTTGTCGGAGCCGAAGGCCGACATGATTCCGCACAGCCGATCGGCCCAGTCGCTCGGGCGGAAGGTTTTCCCTTCGCGCGTGACTCCGACGATGACGAAGCTTTCGATCGATTGGCTCATAAGGCGAGGTTCGGCGGCTGCGGAAAATTCCCGAGGATGGTGCGCCGGCTGGAGCCGGAACTGCTGGCACCACGAAAGACGGGGCGCATTCTAGCAGAAATTCGCCCCCTTTTTCCCGTCATGCGGCGGGCGATTTCGGAATGCGGATGCCGGTTGGTGCCGCCCACGCTGCGCGGCGGCGGCTGCCGCCACCCCTCCTGCGGCCCTGGAACCTATACAATGCCTGCAGTTTTCGCTTAACATCACTCTTCAACCTTTCACGGCGGCATGTGCCGCCGTGCGCGTTTTAGCCATATCCTGAACGGGGTCGCCCATGTCGCATCTCATGAATACCTACGCCAGACTGCCCGCCGCTTTCACGCATGGGGAGGGCGTCTGGCTCTTTGATGAGACCGGCAAGCGCTATCTCGATGCGCTCTCGGGCATTGCGGTGTCCACGCTCGGCCACAACCATCCGCGCCTCGTCCGCACCATTGCGGAGCAGGCTGCGAGCGTGCTCCACACGTCCAATCTCTACCGCATCCCGCGCCAGGAAGAACTGGGCGACCGGATCGCCGCCCTGTCCGGCATGGATGAGGTGTTCTTCTGCAATTCGGGTTGCGAAGCCAACGAGGCGGCGATCAAGCTGGCGCGTTTCTACGGTCACAAGAAGCACGTCGAGCACCCCGAAATCATCGTCATGGAAAACGCCTTCCATGGACGCACCCTGGCCACCCTCTCCGCCACCGGCAACCGCAAGACGCAGGCGGGATTCGAGCCGCTCGTGACCGGTTTCGTGCGCGTGCCGTACAGGGACATCGGCGCGATCCGCGCGGTGGGCGAGCACAACCACAACGTCGTCGCCGTGATGCTGGAAATGGTCCAGGGCGAGGGCGGCATCAACATCGCCGACGACGCCTTCCAGCGCGAGCTGCGCGCGTTGTGCGACGAGCGCGGCTGGCTGCTGATCTGCGACGAGGTGCAATGCGGTATCGGCCGCACCGGGCACTGGTTCGGTTTCCAGCAGTCGGGCATCAAGCCCGACGTGATGACCTTGGCCAAAGGCCTCGGTTCGGGTGTGCCGATCGGTGCCTGCGTGACGTCGGGGCGCGCGGCGGGCCTGTTCGGGCCGGGGAACCACGGCTCCACCTTCGGCGGCAACCCGCTCGCCTGCGCCGCCGGCCTCACGACCCTCGCCGAGATCGAGGAAAAGGGGTTGATGGAGAGCGCAGTCCGCGTCGGTGACGCGATCCGCGCCGGCATGCGCGAAGCCCTCGCCGGCGTGAACGGCGTCGTCGACATCCGTGGCCGCGGCCTGATGATCGGCATCGAACTCGACCGTCCCTGCGGCGACCTCGTGCGCCAGGCGCTCGACGCCGGCCTGCTGATCAACGTCACCGCCGAGCGCGTCATCCGCCTGCTTCCGGCGCTGGTGTTCACCGAGCAGGACGCCCAGACGCTCGTGTCGCAGCTGGCGCCGCTCGTGCGCAAGTTCCTCTCCCAATAAGGAGGAGCCCGGCATGACCAAACCGCGGCACTACCTGCAGTTCAAGGATTTCACGCGCGAGGAGTACGAGTACCTGTTCGGCCGCGTGCGCTGGATCAAGGACAAGTTCAAGCGCTACGAACCGTATCACCCGATGTTCGACCGCACGCTGGTGATGATCTTCGAAAAGGCCAGCACGCGCACCCGACTGTCCTTCGAGGCCGGGATGCAGCAGCTGGGCGGTTCGGCGATCTACCTGAACACGCGCGATTCGCAGCTCGGTCGCGGCGAGCCGGTCGAGGACGCCGCGCAGGTCATCTCGCGCATGAGCGACGTCGTGATGATCCGCACCTTCCAGCAGGACATCATCGAGCGTTTCGCCGCCAATTCGCGCGTGCCGGTGATCAACGGGCTGACCAACGAGTATCACCCCTGTCAGATCCTCGCCGACATCTACACCTTCATCGAGCATCGCGGTTCGATCCAGGGCAAGACGGTCGCGTGGGTCGGCGATGCGAACAACATGTCCTACACCTGGCTGCAGGCGGCCGAGGGGCTCGATTTCACGGTTCGCGTGTCGACACCCCCGGGTTACGCGATCGACCCCGCGAGCGCCGGCCTCGCCGGAAGCGGACACTTCGAACTGTTCGACGATCCGATGGAAGCGTGCCGCGGTGCCGATCTCGTGACCACGGACGTGTGGACCTCGATGGGGTACGAAGCCGAGAACGAGGCGCGCATGAAGGCCTTCGCCGACTGGTGCGTGGATGCCGACATGATGGCGGCCGCCAATCCCGGTGCGCTGTTCATGCACTGCCTGCCCGCGCATCGTGGCGAGGAGGTTACGGCAGAGGTGATCGACGGACCGCAGTCCGTGGTGTGGGACGAGGCCGAGAACCGGCTGCATGCGCAGAAGGCCCTGATGGAATACCTCTTGTTCGGCAAGGTCGAGCAGTAGCCGGCGAGGTCGAAGGATTGCGGTGTCCGGCACGCAAGGCCTGCCGGCCCGCAGTAGCGGAAAAGCGGCCGTGGCAGCACGGCCTTCAGTCAAGCGGTAAGGAAAAGCGGAAATCCACATGAGCGACGTCAAGAAAGTTGTCCTCGCCTATTCGGGCGGACTCGATACCTCAGTCATCCTCAAGTGGCTGCAGGACACCTACAAGTGCGAAGTGGTCACCTTCACGGCCGATCTCGGCCAGGGCGAGGAACTCGAGCCCGCGCGCCAGAAGGCACTGAAGTTCGGCATCAAGCCGGAGAACATCTTCATCGACGACCTGCGCGAAGAGTTCGTGCGCGACTTCGTCTTCCCGATGTTCCGCTGCAACACCGTCTACGAAGGCGAATACCTGCTGGGTACGTCGATCGCCCGTCCGCTGATCGCCAAGCGCCAGATCGAGATCGCGCGCGCCAGCGGCGCCGACGCCGTGTCGCATGGCGCAACCGGCAAGGGCAACGACCAGGTGCGCTTCGAACTCGGCTACTACGCGCTGATGCCCGGCGTGAAGGTCATCGCCCCGTGGCGCGAGTGGGATCTCCTGTCGCGCGAGAAGCTCCTCGCCTACGCCGAAAAGCATGGCATTCCCATCGAGATGAAGCACAAGCAGGGCGGCTCGCCGTACTCGATGGACGCGAACCTGCTGCACATCTCCTTCGAGGGGCGCCACCTCGAGAATCCGGCGGCCGAAGCGGAAGAGTCGATGTGGCGCTGGACCGTGTCGCCGGAAGCCGCGCCGGACGCTGCCGAATATGTCGACCTCGAGTTCGAGAAGGGTGACCTCGTCGCGATCAACGGCAAGCGCATGAAGGCGCACGAACTGCTGGCCGAACTCAACACGCTCGGCGGCAAGCACGGCATCGGCCGTCTGGACCTCGTGGAAAACCGCTACGTCGGCATGAAGTCGCGCGGCTGCTATGAAACCCCGGGGGGGACGATCCTGC is drawn from Azoarcus sp. DN11 and contains these coding sequences:
- the argF gene encoding ornithine carbamoyltransferase, whose amino-acid sequence is MTKPRHYLQFKDFTREEYEYLFGRVRWIKDKFKRYEPYHPMFDRTLVMIFEKASTRTRLSFEAGMQQLGGSAIYLNTRDSQLGRGEPVEDAAQVISRMSDVVMIRTFQQDIIERFAANSRVPVINGLTNEYHPCQILADIYTFIEHRGSIQGKTVAWVGDANNMSYTWLQAAEGLDFTVRVSTPPGYAIDPASAGLAGSGHFELFDDPMEACRGADLVTTDVWTSMGYEAENEARMKAFADWCVDADMMAAANPGALFMHCLPAHRGEEVTAEVIDGPQSVVWDEAENRLHAQKALMEYLLFGKVEQ
- a CDS encoding argininosuccinate synthase; translated protein: MSDVKKVVLAYSGGLDTSVILKWLQDTYKCEVVTFTADLGQGEELEPARQKALKFGIKPENIFIDDLREEFVRDFVFPMFRCNTVYEGEYLLGTSIARPLIAKRQIEIARASGADAVSHGATGKGNDQVRFELGYYALMPGVKVIAPWREWDLLSREKLLAYAEKHGIPIEMKHKQGGSPYSMDANLLHISFEGRHLENPAAEAEESMWRWTVSPEAAPDAAEYVDLEFEKGDLVAINGKRMKAHELLAELNTLGGKHGIGRLDLVENRYVGMKSRGCYETPGGTILLRGHRAIESITLDREVAHLKDDLLARYASLIYNGYWWSPERQAMQALIDHTQQTVNGWVRLKLYKGNVIVVARDSKTDSLFDPTIATFEDDQGAYNQKDAHGFIRLNALRMRIAANARNKRG